One window of Marinomonas primoryensis genomic DNA carries:
- a CDS encoding ABC transporter permease yields the protein MRQTTSHNLWLVAPAALMVGIFFLYPLCFSLYSAVTLDEGGFTLIHLHKAFELYSKDMLFTVFIVLISVSILAVLSISIAALITLSPFRILVGLLGFLYRLPLFIPFIVTAQMMRTFLAKNGLMNNAFIEAGLLTPMETVSFLGWTGIIITFVWKQMAFSTLLISGAMAALDDSQIRAARNLGASRFRILFQIILPQITPSIGVAMVLSTVTIMSVLSVPLMIGTGSPTMMTADMAFRINSYGDYHVANALGLVSYAICAGLAWFYLRQNLKEKGAV from the coding sequence ATGCGTCAAACGACATCACATAACCTTTGGCTGGTCGCACCCGCTGCACTCATGGTCGGTATCTTCTTTTTATACCCTTTGTGTTTCTCGCTCTATTCCGCCGTGACCTTGGACGAAGGTGGCTTTACATTAATTCATCTACATAAAGCCTTTGAATTGTATTCAAAAGACATGCTCTTTACCGTTTTCATTGTGCTGATTTCGGTGTCTATTTTAGCGGTTTTATCGATTTCCATTGCGGCGCTAATTACCCTGTCGCCGTTCCGTATTTTAGTCGGCTTGCTGGGTTTTCTTTATCGCTTGCCTTTGTTTATTCCCTTCATTGTCACTGCACAAATGATGCGGACTTTTTTAGCCAAGAATGGCCTGATGAATAACGCCTTTATTGAAGCGGGCTTGTTAACACCAATGGAAACCGTGTCCTTCCTTGGTTGGACGGGCATTATTATTACGTTTGTTTGGAAGCAAATGGCTTTTTCTACTTTGTTAATCTCTGGTGCGATGGCGGCGTTGGACGATTCACAAATACGTGCCGCCCGTAATTTAGGCGCGTCTCGTTTTCGCATTTTATTTCAAATCATCTTGCCGCAAATTACGCCAAGTATTGGTGTAGCCATGGTGTTATCCACTGTCACTATTATGTCCGTGCTGTCGGTTCCTCTAATGATTGGCACAGGTTCTCCGACCATGATGACCGCAGACATGGCGTTTCGAATTAATTCCTACGGCGATTATCACGTCGCGAATGCGCTTGGTTTGGTGTCGTATGCCATTTGCGCTGGCTTGGCTTGGTTTTACCTTCGTCAGAATCTAAAAGAAAAAGGAGCTGTTTGA
- a CDS encoding extracellular solute-binding protein, translating to MFYKTKIAVLAAIGLTQFSGFAHAQTTLNVVSAGGQNMVDYVKTYLAPKFEASHPGVKVNVVGTGPGDAGSHKIKEKLSAQNSSGLDSWDIDVAVVHQKIGGEMVEGGLLSKYRTDIKTGKMVTRDSAINALGVNVEGYVMPMFHSQTAIAYNSDFVTNPPTSYDELVTWTQKHPKSFGYNGIKNGMSGVSFVTGWIYAYGTKADTLSSAPYDKNVAASWDKAFADLKDFNKNITFTPGNAGTLDMLNRGEIFMGPVWVDMFYSWKEQGKIPPSMKLSLIAPGMPGQPMYYVTPTKAAHPELAREFIELATSPEIQAEGIVKRFNWYPGIDAEQVKSKLDSATWEKLFAEITPSDLAKYGKSFPIGPYFDDIKEGYERNVSN from the coding sequence ATGTTCTATAAAACGAAGATAGCTGTACTTGCCGCCATTGGTCTTACCCAATTTTCAGGTTTTGCACACGCACAGACCACATTAAATGTGGTTTCTGCCGGCGGTCAAAATATGGTCGACTACGTAAAAACGTACCTCGCCCCAAAATTTGAGGCGTCACATCCAGGCGTAAAAGTGAATGTCGTAGGCACAGGCCCTGGCGATGCAGGTTCTCATAAAATCAAAGAAAAGCTGTCAGCACAAAACAGCAGCGGCTTGGATTCTTGGGACATTGATGTTGCTGTTGTTCACCAAAAGATTGGTGGCGAGATGGTGGAAGGTGGTCTGCTTTCAAAATATCGAACAGACATCAAAACAGGTAAAATGGTCACTCGTGACAGTGCTATAAATGCGCTTGGCGTAAACGTAGAAGGCTATGTCATGCCGATGTTTCATAGCCAAACCGCCATCGCTTACAACAGTGATTTCGTGACCAACCCACCAACGTCTTATGACGAACTCGTCACATGGACGCAAAAGCATCCAAAGTCCTTTGGCTACAACGGCATTAAAAACGGCATGTCAGGGGTGAGCTTTGTAACCGGTTGGATTTATGCCTACGGTACCAAAGCAGACACGCTTTCCAGCGCGCCTTATGACAAAAATGTCGCTGCATCATGGGACAAAGCCTTCGCAGACCTTAAAGATTTCAACAAGAACATCACCTTTACACCAGGCAACGCTGGCACATTGGATATGTTAAATCGTGGCGAAATTTTCATGGGGCCTGTTTGGGTCGATATGTTCTACAGCTGGAAAGAGCAGGGCAAAATCCCACCATCAATGAAATTATCTTTGATCGCCCCAGGCATGCCTGGCCAACCTATGTACTACGTGACGCCAACAAAAGCCGCACACCCAGAGCTTGCTCGTGAATTTATCGAACTAGCAACAAGCCCAGAAATACAGGCCGAAGGCATTGTAAAACGCTTTAACTGGTACCCAGGTATTGATGCTGAACAAGTGAAGAGCAAGCTAGACAGCGCAACATGGGAAAAGCTTTTTGCCGAAATCACACCAAGCGATTTAGCAAAATACGGTAAGAGTTTCCCAATCGGACCTTATTTTGACGACATCAAAGAAGGTTACGAACGTAACGTTTCTAACTAG
- a CDS encoding ABC transporter ATP-binding protein, whose translation MAHLQIENLQAGYGNKLILNNINLHVEQGEMIALLGPSGCGKTTLLNALCGFVPVSHGEIFSGQRAISQLPAEKRNITMVFQNYALWPHMTVSQNIAYGLKVKKIKRAEIDVRVAELLDIVKLNGLENEKVTALSGGQRQRVALARALAIRPDVLVLDEPLSNLDAKVRLSVRHEIKALQKQLGFTSLIVTHDQEEALVMADRIAVLNQGRIEQIGTPEEIYHHPSTPFVADFMGADNHIDWPLSDDAFALNLGGQLDNPSKPSSVYFRSENVSLSTQKGPENDLSNNGLIIKGVVEQSAFFGNNYRISVRCGKHTIQAEHDQNLSEQTPVTLRVLPDALHIYAQDVEHSVFQTTMPFQSN comes from the coding sequence ATGGCGCACTTACAAATAGAAAATCTACAAGCGGGCTACGGTAATAAGTTGATCTTGAACAACATCAACCTACACGTCGAGCAAGGAGAAATGATTGCCTTACTTGGCCCATCCGGCTGTGGAAAAACCACGTTGTTGAATGCGCTGTGTGGTTTTGTTCCCGTCAGTCACGGTGAAATCTTCTCCGGTCAGCGTGCCATCTCTCAATTGCCCGCTGAAAAACGCAACATCACCATGGTCTTTCAAAACTACGCACTATGGCCTCATATGACGGTGTCACAAAATATTGCCTACGGCCTAAAAGTGAAAAAAATAAAACGCGCGGAGATAGACGTTCGCGTGGCGGAATTGTTAGACATCGTAAAACTTAACGGATTAGAAAACGAAAAAGTCACCGCACTGTCTGGCGGACAGCGTCAACGTGTCGCCTTGGCGCGAGCGTTGGCGATTCGTCCCGATGTATTGGTGCTTGATGAGCCGCTTTCCAACTTAGACGCCAAAGTCAGGTTGAGCGTACGCCACGAGATCAAAGCGTTGCAGAAACAACTTGGTTTTACTTCGCTGATCGTCACCCATGACCAAGAAGAAGCCTTAGTCATGGCGGATCGCATTGCGGTATTAAATCAAGGTCGAATCGAACAGATTGGGACGCCAGAAGAAATTTACCATCACCCAAGTACGCCTTTTGTGGCCGATTTTATGGGCGCAGACAATCATATCGACTGGCCATTATCGGACGACGCTTTCGCTTTAAACCTTGGCGGTCAGCTAGACAATCCAAGCAAACCCTCGAGTGTGTATTTTCGTAGTGAAAACGTTTCGCTCTCAACTCAAAAAGGCCCCGAAAACGACTTAAGCAACAATGGCTTAATCATCAAAGGTGTCGTCGAGCAAAGTGCGTTTTTTGGCAATAATTATCGAATTAGTGTGCGCTGCGGGAAGCACACAATACAGGCAGAACATGATCAAAACCTGTCTGAACAGACTCCCGTGACTTTACGTGTCCTACCCGATGCACTGCATATTTACGCTCAAGACGTTGAGCATTCAGTGTTTCAAACAACCATGCCATTTCAGTCAAATTAA
- a CDS encoding MBL fold metallo-hydrolase produces MKIDVIGCGSAFSQRNNTSSIRIIDSQQNQWLIDCGPTVPRAIWQRDIGVNDIQVIYFTHIHPDHSSGLAALINQWKSFQRTEPLTIFCQAEQRKPLEALVALSVWPETEVCFEIHWQDIHDAFEWKHWQIRTANTQHEMANRAIRIEIDQQTVFFSGDGRPTAASQALMLGADIAFQECASFDALPTDSSHGDFPDCERLLAQTSAKALGIYHCFDAAIPSLLDAVRHTPNLFVSQDGLVIDLDDDNYVQHTLDSTSVGSIPLGSASTEKG; encoded by the coding sequence ATGAAAATTGACGTGATTGGTTGTGGTAGCGCGTTTTCTCAGCGCAACAATACTTCTTCCATTAGGATCATCGATTCACAGCAAAACCAATGGCTCATCGACTGTGGACCGACGGTGCCAAGAGCCATTTGGCAGCGTGATATTGGCGTGAATGACATACAGGTAATTTATTTTACGCATATCCATCCTGATCACAGTTCTGGGTTAGCGGCACTGATTAATCAGTGGAAAAGCTTTCAACGCACTGAGCCGTTGACAATTTTTTGCCAAGCAGAACAACGAAAGCCATTGGAAGCGTTGGTGGCATTGTCGGTTTGGCCTGAAACAGAGGTGTGCTTTGAGATTCATTGGCAGGATATTCATGATGCTTTTGAGTGGAAGCATTGGCAGATTCGCACCGCCAATACACAACATGAAATGGCCAATCGAGCGATTCGAATTGAGATTGACCAGCAAACAGTATTTTTTAGCGGCGACGGACGACCAACGGCCGCCAGCCAAGCATTAATGCTTGGTGCTGATATCGCTTTTCAAGAATGTGCGTCTTTTGATGCTTTGCCAACAGACTCTTCCCATGGAGATTTCCCCGACTGTGAACGATTACTAGCACAGACGAGCGCCAAAGCGCTGGGTATTTATCATTGCTTTGATGCGGCGATTCCTAGTCTGCTTGATGCTGTTCGGCATACGCCCAACTTATTTGTCAGCCAAGACGGTTTGGTTATTGATTTGGACGATGATAACTATGTTCAGCACACGCTGGATTCTACCTCAGTCGGTTCTATTCCGCTGGGCTCAGCTTCAACAGAAAAGGGATAG
- a CDS encoding LacI family DNA-binding transcriptional regulator, translating to MTNTRKRGSVTAEDVAKLAGVSRAAVSRTFSNNGSVARETREKIVKAANELGYQVNFLAQGLNRKRSQLIGVVVARLSDPFRSSLLEGLLSEIQRKGYQALVTEVRDDDELEMTIRRFTQFRVSGVIVTSGQPPANLVKECVQHNIPVVGINRHMDIPDVDFVCSDNQMAAVLVSEQLIRSGCSRVGWLNYENSTWSGINRGDLFRHMMIEEHAFDVSDFLEITAQADGYEGGRKAAHVFCEQGKRVDGIFCANAQLACGFLDGMRENGFDAPNDFHIIGFDNTLQTTQYSYRLTTIHQDVQQTAQRVLTCLEARGQDPHIRQRFEEIPVKLMIRNTSPDVDSINKRMP from the coding sequence TTGACGAATACTCGAAAAAGAGGCTCAGTCACGGCGGAAGATGTCGCAAAACTCGCTGGTGTCTCGCGCGCGGCCGTGTCTCGTACATTCAGTAATAACGGCAGTGTCGCGCGCGAGACGCGCGAAAAAATAGTCAAAGCCGCCAATGAACTCGGCTATCAAGTGAATTTCTTGGCGCAAGGGTTAAACCGCAAACGCAGTCAGTTAATCGGCGTTGTGGTCGCGCGCTTAAGTGATCCTTTTCGCAGTAGTTTGCTAGAAGGCTTATTGAGCGAAATCCAACGAAAGGGTTATCAAGCGCTGGTAACGGAGGTGCGAGATGATGACGAATTAGAAATGACCATTCGACGTTTTACGCAATTTCGAGTGTCTGGGGTGATTGTCACATCGGGGCAGCCGCCAGCGAATTTAGTCAAAGAGTGTGTTCAACACAATATTCCTGTCGTTGGCATTAATCGTCATATGGACATTCCCGACGTGGATTTTGTTTGTTCGGATAACCAGATGGCGGCGGTGCTCGTATCGGAGCAATTGATTCGCTCTGGTTGTTCTCGTGTGGGTTGGTTGAACTATGAAAATTCGACGTGGTCTGGCATTAATCGAGGCGACCTTTTTCGTCACATGATGATTGAAGAGCATGCTTTTGATGTGTCTGATTTTTTGGAAATAACCGCGCAAGCCGATGGCTACGAAGGCGGCAGAAAAGCCGCTCATGTTTTTTGTGAGCAAGGAAAACGCGTCGATGGTATTTTTTGCGCCAACGCTCAACTCGCGTGCGGTTTTTTAGATGGCATGCGTGAAAATGGCTTTGATGCGCCAAACGATTTTCACATAATTGGTTTTGATAACACGCTTCAAACGACGCAATACAGCTACCGATTAACAACGATTCATCAAGACGTACAGCAAACCGCACAGCGGGTTTTGACTTGCTTGGAAGCACGAGGACAAGATCCACATATTCGTCAGCGTTTCGAAGAAATTCCCGTCAAATTAATGATTAGAAACACATCTCCAGATGTGGATTCGATTAATAAAAGGATGCCATAG
- a CDS encoding inositol monophosphatase family protein: MEHEYQILESAIKKAGKRAQVIRQSGLSVTVKGRQDFVSEADVSVENELKEVIHALFPEDGFLGEESGLVLGTDTKKSGVWVIDPIDGTTNYLQGMDYWCISVAYVINDVIQLGFVYAPDRDEFFFAQRGKGAYLNGASLTIQEPEKGQAIIGVGRSNRRPLQAYFDLLAVLDTNNVEHRRFGAGALMLAHVASGLVHGYFESHLNSWDALAGLLLIEEAGGRVPNFLENDGLLNGNPVWAASSQLWLDLDHVLN; the protein is encoded by the coding sequence ATGGAACATGAATACCAAATTTTAGAATCGGCAATTAAGAAAGCTGGAAAGCGTGCTCAGGTTATTCGCCAGTCTGGATTGTCGGTCACGGTCAAAGGACGACAAGATTTCGTTTCTGAAGCAGACGTGAGTGTAGAAAACGAGCTAAAAGAGGTGATCCATGCCTTGTTTCCTGAGGATGGTTTTTTAGGAGAAGAAAGTGGTTTGGTGCTAGGAACGGATACCAAGAAAAGTGGCGTTTGGGTGATCGATCCAATCGACGGTACAACAAACTACCTTCAAGGCATGGACTATTGGTGTATTTCCGTCGCTTACGTGATTAATGACGTTATTCAACTTGGCTTTGTTTACGCACCGGACAGAGACGAATTTTTCTTTGCGCAGCGTGGTAAAGGCGCGTATCTAAATGGTGCTTCACTCACGATCCAAGAGCCTGAAAAGGGGCAAGCGATTATTGGCGTCGGGCGCTCTAATCGTCGGCCATTGCAGGCGTATTTTGATCTTCTTGCGGTGTTGGATACGAACAATGTCGAGCATCGACGTTTTGGCGCTGGCGCTTTAATGCTGGCTCATGTTGCTTCAGGGTTGGTGCATGGCTATTTCGAATCTCATCTCAATAGTTGGGATGCTCTAGCGGGTCTGTTACTGATTGAAGAGGCGGGAGGTCGAGTGCCTAACTTTCTTGAAAATGATGGGTTATTGAATGGGAATCCAGTGTGGGCAGCGAGCTCACAGTTGTGGCTGGATTTGGATCATGTGCTTAATTAG
- a CDS encoding sensor domain-containing diguanylate cyclase encodes MDINSKDDIRLEDVLNTTPVAVGWSSVSSGRIEYVNKAFRDLFGYTLDDIPNIESWYSSVSSKPQYYQDVIEPWIKECQESDVAHALKTMLHCKDRSLKQVSVTFSLVGDKRLWYFSDVTDYCIAEKRLRARSEMLEMVAKSSALKDILNVIVKQVQQESPFSLCSVLLFDKANQCLKLGAAPDLPDFYNNAIDGIKIGANVGSCGTAAHLGERVIVDNIHTHRYWKNFTQLAREADVAACWSDPIMSSKGDLLGTFAIYKRFPSSPTDKDFELINFASNLASIAIENFRVQEELERRAHFDHLTGLANRRQFFEQCETILNQSKEAHLSLAIMMMDVDHFKQVNDDYGHKSGDLALQKLAETSLSILRKEDLIARIGGEEFAILLPLTGKKEALLIAERLRANIENCSLFSPDNEKIHITVSLGVAFKQGGRCSVDEFLNKADKALYRSKALGRNCVYLLED; translated from the coding sequence ATGGATATAAACTCAAAGGATGACATTCGGTTAGAAGATGTTCTAAACACCACCCCTGTTGCCGTTGGTTGGTCTAGTGTTTCTTCCGGCCGTATTGAATACGTAAACAAGGCTTTTCGCGACCTTTTCGGTTATACCTTGGACGATATACCCAATATTGAAAGTTGGTATTCGAGTGTGTCATCAAAACCTCAATACTATCAAGACGTCATAGAGCCTTGGATCAAGGAATGCCAAGAAAGCGATGTCGCGCATGCATTAAAGACAATGCTGCATTGCAAAGATCGTTCGCTCAAGCAAGTCAGCGTGACTTTTTCATTAGTGGGAGATAAGCGGCTTTGGTACTTCAGTGATGTTACTGATTATTGCATTGCTGAAAAAAGACTGCGTGCTCGCAGTGAAATGCTCGAGATGGTCGCAAAGAGCTCTGCATTAAAAGATATTCTTAATGTTATTGTGAAACAGGTTCAACAAGAAAGCCCCTTCTCATTATGCAGTGTTTTATTATTTGATAAAGCCAATCAATGTTTAAAACTCGGCGCTGCGCCGGATCTCCCAGATTTTTATAATAACGCGATTGATGGCATTAAAATTGGTGCTAATGTTGGCTCTTGCGGTACCGCGGCTCACTTAGGTGAGCGTGTTATTGTTGACAACATTCATACGCATCGATATTGGAAAAACTTCACTCAGCTTGCTCGTGAAGCAGATGTTGCGGCTTGCTGGTCAGACCCTATTATGTCTTCTAAAGGCGACTTACTAGGCACCTTTGCTATTTATAAGCGTTTCCCTTCTTCTCCGACAGATAAAGACTTCGAACTTATTAACTTCGCGAGTAATTTGGCGAGTATTGCCATTGAGAACTTTAGGGTGCAGGAAGAGCTTGAGCGAAGAGCGCACTTCGATCATTTAACCGGACTGGCAAACCGGAGACAATTTTTTGAACAATGTGAAACTATTCTTAATCAATCGAAGGAAGCGCATTTATCTTTAGCGATTATGATGATGGATGTGGACCATTTTAAACAAGTAAACGATGATTATGGTCATAAATCGGGTGATTTAGCGCTACAAAAACTTGCAGAAACGAGCCTGTCTATCTTGCGGAAAGAAGATCTAATCGCCCGAATTGGAGGGGAAGAGTTCGCTATTTTATTGCCACTTACAGGGAAAAAAGAAGCCTTACTGATCGCTGAGAGGCTGCGTGCAAACATTGAAAATTGCAGCTTGTTCAGCCCAGATAACGAAAAGATTCATATTACAGTGTCGTTGGGCGTGGCGTTTAAACAAGGCGGTCGTTGTTCGGTCGATGAATTCTTAAATAAAGCAGATAAAGCCTTGTATAGATCCAAGGCGTTAGGGCGAAATTGTGTGTATCTTTTAGAGGATTGA
- a CDS encoding YgjP-like metallopeptidase domain-containing protein: MPKTPSATRPKNQSSGYLRGYSEQIQRQVEALLDAEKTGELLLKKYPKAHELSGTRPLYDYAIELKNHFMRSSSPISKVIYDDKIHVINNALGLHTYVSRMQGNKLKAKHEIRIASLFRNTPEPLLKMILVHELAHLREKEHNKAFYKLCCYMEPDYHQLEFDLRLYLSHRDRFGDLWG; encoded by the coding sequence ATGCCCAAGACACCATCTGCCACTCGCCCAAAAAACCAATCTAGTGGTTATTTGAGGGGCTATAGTGAGCAAATTCAACGTCAAGTAGAAGCGTTGTTAGACGCTGAAAAAACCGGTGAGCTGTTACTTAAAAAATACCCTAAAGCTCATGAACTAAGTGGCACTCGCCCACTCTATGATTATGCAATAGAGCTAAAAAATCATTTTATGCGCAGCTCTTCTCCCATCAGCAAAGTTATCTATGACGATAAAATTCACGTTATCAACAATGCGCTTGGTTTGCATACCTATGTGTCTCGTATGCAAGGTAATAAACTGAAAGCAAAGCATGAGATCCGTATCGCGTCCTTGTTCCGAAATACACCAGAACCGTTACTAAAAATGATATTGGTACACGAGTTGGCTCACTTACGTGAAAAAGAACACAACAAAGCTTTTTATAAGCTTTGTTGTTATATGGAGCCTGATTACCATCAATTAGAGTTCGACCTACGACTGTATTTGAGTCATCGAGATCGATTTGGCGATCTTTGGGGATAG
- a CDS encoding 7-cyano-7-deazaguanine/7-aminomethyl-7-deazaguanine transporter has protein sequence MSTFTTEQQAKALLYLAMFHLLIIASSNYLVQIPFTILGFHTTWGAFTFPFIFLATDLTVRIFGASLARKIIFLVMIPSLIVSYVLSVLFAQGAFQGIETLSSFNGFVGRIAIASLLAYLLGQVLDIQVFNRLRQLKKWWIAPAASTLFGNGLDTLAFFGIAFYQSPDPFMAQHWQEIALADFAFKLIISLGLFIPMYGILLNYLAKKITTIQPDFTLVGARP, from the coding sequence ATGAGTACGTTCACTACAGAGCAACAAGCTAAGGCTTTGCTTTATCTTGCGATGTTTCACCTGCTAATCATTGCTTCGAGCAATTACCTAGTACAAATTCCCTTTACTATTTTAGGGTTTCATACCACTTGGGGTGCGTTTACCTTCCCTTTTATCTTTTTAGCAACCGACTTAACCGTACGAATTTTCGGTGCGTCATTAGCACGTAAAATCATTTTTTTAGTGATGATTCCCTCGTTAATCGTATCGTACGTTTTGTCTGTTCTGTTCGCTCAAGGGGCATTTCAGGGAATTGAGACCTTGTCCTCATTCAATGGGTTTGTAGGACGAATTGCGATAGCCAGTCTTTTGGCGTATTTACTTGGTCAGGTACTTGATATTCAAGTATTTAATCGTCTTCGCCAACTTAAAAAATGGTGGATTGCACCGGCGGCATCCACGTTATTTGGTAATGGTTTAGACACCCTGGCGTTCTTTGGCATCGCCTTCTACCAGAGCCCAGACCCTTTCATGGCACAGCATTGGCAAGAGATTGCACTGGCGGATTTTGCGTTTAAGTTAATTATCAGTCTTGGTTTATTCATTCCAATGTACGGCATATTGCTTAATTATCTAGCGAAAAAGATAACGACGATTCAGCCAGACTTTACATTGGTTGGCGCTAGGCCATAA
- a CDS encoding HPP family protein has protein sequence MRLHKFNVLYRSRIFAIFLAGMGATVCIFIMAQGAQIAPSYLGIMAPFGATMVILFALPKSPLAQPKNILGGHLLTTAIGLITLYYWEVTPISIAISVGLGVSLMMLTNTLHPPAGANPILVLSLNVSWDFLFTPVLSGCLLIVLFGWFYHNWISRIGYPLRLKP, from the coding sequence ATGCGATTACATAAGTTTAATGTACTTTATCGCTCTCGAATTTTTGCTATTTTTTTGGCGGGCATGGGGGCGACAGTCTGCATTTTCATCATGGCACAAGGTGCACAAATAGCACCTTCATACCTTGGAATCATGGCGCCTTTTGGCGCAACCATGGTTATTCTGTTTGCATTACCCAAAAGCCCATTAGCGCAACCTAAAAACATCCTCGGAGGCCACCTACTGACAACGGCCATTGGCCTAATCACTTTGTATTATTGGGAAGTGACGCCCATCAGCATCGCTATCAGCGTTGGGTTAGGCGTTTCTTTGATGATGCTAACAAACACTCTGCACCCTCCAGCAGGGGCGAACCCAATCTTAGTACTGTCACTCAACGTATCGTGGGACTTTTTATTCACGCCAGTTTTGTCAGGGTGTTTGCTCATTGTACTATTTGGATGGTTTTATCATAATTGGATTTCACGCATAGGTTACCCACTCAGATTAAAACCTTAA
- a CDS encoding TetR/AcrR family transcriptional regulator, with protein MSKPDLLIHTAFKLFYEHGIHAVGVNAILAETGVAKKTLYRHFGSKDALVEAVLIYRDQVFMDWLTSRMMAAGEGKSAILALFDALDDWFHDRVDVLLPFKGCFFVKANGEFSNHTVNDLCQKHKQNITSFIQANLVGCSSALVPSDLAQSVSVLKEGAISQAYVAGDLEAAKRAKAMAVALLG; from the coding sequence ATGTCTAAACCTGATTTATTGATACATACGGCGTTTAAACTTTTTTACGAGCATGGCATTCACGCTGTGGGCGTTAATGCCATTTTGGCAGAAACAGGTGTGGCAAAAAAAACGCTCTATCGTCACTTTGGTAGCAAAGATGCTTTGGTTGAAGCGGTGCTTATTTATAGAGATCAGGTCTTTATGGATTGGCTTACATCAAGAATGATGGCAGCAGGAGAGGGTAAATCGGCGATTTTGGCGTTATTTGATGCTCTTGATGATTGGTTTCATGACCGGGTGGATGTTTTGCTGCCTTTTAAAGGCTGCTTTTTTGTGAAGGCAAATGGTGAGTTTTCTAACCATACAGTGAATGATTTGTGCCAAAAGCATAAACAGAATATTACGTCTTTTATTCAAGCTAATCTGGTTGGTTGTTCGTCAGCGTTGGTGCCATCGGACTTGGCACAAAGCGTCAGTGTATTAAAAGAAGGGGCGATTTCACAAGCCTATGTTGCGGGTGACCTAGAGGCAGCTAAGAGAGCAAAAGCCATGGCTGTTGCTCTCTTAGGTTAA
- a CDS encoding PA4780 family RIO1-like protein kinase has translation MKIPKRIQPLIEDGLIDEVLRQLMSGKEATVYVVRCGSEIRCAKVYKEAGKRSFKQAVQYREGRKVRNSRRSRAMEKGSKFGRDEQENLWQNAEVDALYRLAAAGVRAPTPYGCFDGVLLMELVTDDSGEVAPRLNDVVLSEEQAKRDHDTIIKDIVRMLCAGLIHGDLSEFNVLVDSHGPVIIDLPQAVDAAANNNAEWMLERDINNMRNYYGMSAPELLETKYAKEIWSLFEAGKLTTETVLTGLFDEPTEEADVDSVLTEIKEAFEEEQERLARINTANDDED, from the coding sequence ATGAAAATCCCTAAAAGAATACAACCCCTCATCGAAGATGGCTTAATAGACGAAGTCCTTCGACAATTAATGAGCGGAAAAGAAGCGACTGTCTATGTAGTACGCTGTGGATCAGAAATCCGCTGCGCGAAAGTCTATAAAGAAGCCGGTAAACGCAGTTTCAAGCAAGCTGTGCAATACAGAGAAGGTCGAAAAGTTCGCAATAGCCGACGCTCACGAGCAATGGAAAAAGGCTCTAAGTTTGGTCGAGACGAGCAAGAGAACCTTTGGCAAAATGCAGAAGTGGATGCGCTATATCGTTTAGCCGCTGCCGGTGTTCGTGCACCTACGCCTTACGGTTGCTTTGATGGCGTCTTGCTAATGGAGCTTGTCACTGACGACAGTGGCGAAGTTGCACCTCGCCTGAATGATGTCGTGCTTAGTGAAGAACAAGCCAAACGAGATCATGACACCATAATCAAAGACATTGTACGCATGCTGTGCGCTGGCTTAATTCATGGTGATTTATCTGAATTCAACGTACTGGTTGATTCCCATGGCCCTGTCATCATTGACTTACCTCAAGCCGTTGATGCTGCCGCCAATAACAATGCGGAATGGATGTTAGAGCGCGATATCAATAATATGCGTAACTATTATGGTATGTCTGCGCCCGAATTACTTGAAACGAAATACGCCAAAGAAATTTGGTCATTGTTTGAAGCTGGCAAGCTAACGACAGAAACCGTACTAACTGGTTTATTTGATGAACCAACCGAAGAAGCCGATGTAGACTCTGTCCTAACGGAAATTAAAGAAGCGTTTGAAGAAGAACAAGAACGCTTGGCTCGAATCAACACGGCAAATGACGACGAAGATTAG